Proteins from one Microbacterium faecale genomic window:
- a CDS encoding prenyltransferase translates to MAERRSLIRTLLVASRPLSWINTAYPFAAVYVLTTGRIDLSFVVGTIFFLVPYNLVMYGVNDVFDYESDLANPRKGGAEGAKLPPRLHRATLVSATGLALPFVVTLVVLGTQRPMSWAVLAVSLFAVLAYSLRGLRFKEIPVLDSVTSSTHFVTPALYALALAGTVITPAIALTMIAFFCWGMASHAFGAVQDIVPDRDAAIGSIATVFGAAATVRIAIALWAIAGILMLFSPWPANLAAIAALPYIISVAPYLNVDDAHSGTANRAWRRFLAINYAVGFAVTLLLIFCVTEGLFS, encoded by the coding sequence ATGGCTGAGCGAAGGTCGCTGATTCGGACCCTCCTCGTCGCATCGCGGCCGCTGAGTTGGATTAACACCGCCTACCCGTTCGCAGCCGTCTATGTTCTGACGACGGGGCGCATCGATCTCTCGTTTGTCGTCGGGACGATCTTCTTCCTCGTGCCATACAACCTGGTGATGTACGGCGTGAACGATGTATTCGACTACGAGTCCGACCTCGCCAACCCGCGTAAGGGAGGAGCCGAGGGGGCAAAGCTGCCGCCCCGGCTACACCGAGCGACACTCGTGTCCGCAACGGGGCTGGCGCTGCCGTTCGTCGTCACGCTCGTGGTCCTCGGTACGCAGCGACCGATGTCATGGGCCGTCCTCGCTGTGAGCCTGTTCGCGGTGCTCGCGTACTCCCTGCGAGGACTCCGGTTCAAAGAGATCCCGGTGCTCGATTCGGTCACCTCGAGCACCCATTTCGTCACACCGGCGCTCTACGCGCTCGCTCTCGCGGGAACGGTCATCACCCCGGCGATCGCCCTGACGATGATCGCGTTCTTCTGCTGGGGGATGGCCAGTCACGCTTTCGGTGCCGTGCAGGACATCGTGCCCGACCGGGATGCGGCAATCGGATCGATCGCCACGGTCTTCGGAGCCGCGGCGACTGTCAGGATCGCGATCGCGCTCTGGGCCATAGCGGGCATCCTGATGCTGTTCAGCCCGTGGCCCGCGAACCTCGCCGCGATCGCCGCGCTGCCCTACATCATCAGCGTCGCGCCGTATCTGAACGTCGACGACGCGCACTCGGGAACCGCCAATCGCGCGTGGCGCCGGTTCCTGGCCATCAACTACGCGGTGGGTTTCGCCGTCACTCTGCTGCTGATCTTCTGTGTGACGGAAGGACTGTTCTCATGA
- a CDS encoding lycopene cyclase domain-containing protein, translating to MTYLLMSLPFLGVGVVVFAIGGAHARRRGAVRRYFSSWAAATVALLVLTAVFDNVMMAAGFFDYGSEQISGLRLGLMPVEDFLYPLAGALLLSGVWQLLSGPRETRGHGDG from the coding sequence ATGACGTATCTGCTCATGTCGTTGCCCTTCCTCGGCGTCGGCGTCGTCGTCTTCGCGATCGGTGGCGCCCACGCACGTCGACGTGGTGCCGTGCGCCGCTACTTCTCATCGTGGGCGGCGGCGACTGTGGCCCTGCTCGTTCTCACGGCGGTGTTCGACAACGTGATGATGGCGGCCGGATTCTTCGACTACGGCTCCGAACAGATCTCTGGCCTCCGGCTCGGACTGATGCCCGTCGAGGACTTCCTGTATCCCCTTGCCGGTGCGCTGCTGCTTTCTGGAGTCTGGCAGCTGCTGAGCGGCCCCCGCGAGACCAGAGGACACGGTGATGGCTGA